A genome region from Anastrepha ludens isolate Willacy chromosome 3, idAnaLude1.1, whole genome shotgun sequence includes the following:
- the LOC128857488 gene encoding protein obstructor-E-like: MSIISLCKEIITIERTAQPLHRLYGSQPPITSQACGVSGQQLKGNQEDPCKVKGRVVGDEVYCDRYWECVSNQPELYDCPNGLVFAGKHRGVTEGCDYPWRANYCEGKQLANGPISTEHCDWLYGIFGHETSCTRYWTCWNGTATEQLCIGGLLYNENAHSCDWPENVDGCQKHPLCNDDANGNVPLGKSCNRYWQCQGGYPRLQRCPAMLVFDRHSLRCVVPPTEECDIPTTPAPLDGEGENNNVGGGQFSKDEQERKLANEGVPPLPLQGKNFQRARN; encoded by the exons ATGTCAATCATCAGCCTATGCAAGGAAATTATTACCATTGAGCGAACTGCTCAGCCACTACACCGGCTTTATGGCAGTCAACCGCCAATCACAAGCCAAG CGTGCGGCGTGTCTGGACAGCAGTTGAAGGGCAACCAAGAGGATCCGTGCAAGGTGAAAGGACGCGTGGTTGGCGATGAAGTCTATTGCGACCGTTACTGGGAGTGTGTTAGCAATCAGCCAGAGCTTTACGATTGCCCCAATGGACTCGTCTTTGCTGGGAAGCATCGTGGCGTTACAGAAGGCTGTGATTATCCGTGGCGCGCCAACTATTGCGAGGGCAAGCAATTAGCGA ATGGTCCCATATCGACAGAGCATTGCGACTGGTTATATGGCATCTTCGGCCATGAGACATCCTGTACACGCTATTGGACTTGCTGGAATGGTACCGCTACAGAGCAGCTCTGCATCGGCGGTTTGTTGTACAATGAGAATGCCCACAGCTGCGATTGGCCGGAAAATGTAGATGGTTGTCAGAAGCATC CCCTCTGCAACGATGATGCCAACGGTAATGTCCCACTGGGCAAATCGTGCAACCGTTATTGGCAATGCCAGGGCGGTTATCCACGCTTGCAACGTTGTCCCGCAATGTTGGTATTCGATCGGCATTCGTTGCGTTGCGTCGTACCCCCGACGGAGGAGTGCGATATACCCACAACGCCAGCGCCACTAGATGGAGAGGGAGAGAACAATAATGTCGGTGGCGGTCAGTTCTCCAAGGACGAGCAAGAACGGAAG